In Aliivibrio wodanis, a genomic segment contains:
- a CDS encoding DnaJ-related protein: MLGNQSIEEIKTEFENPLVWPLFEVLQQQGNGWKVHTLSTYLIEKGILSQLDEIPEKDLFKRNFLIMNALYQLQEELYPEQWLQVEAMNIELFSKYESTCHNHAIDTKHPLREYYLDWTNYQVEEGEVKRLLNEFWSSYRRYLGGCNSVRMDRIQALKLFGLSESATAKDIRKQWRKLAMKHHPDRETGNVEKFRVMCEAWNLLR; this comes from the coding sequence ATGCTTGGAAATCAAAGTATTGAAGAGATAAAAACTGAATTTGAAAATCCATTAGTCTGGCCGTTGTTTGAGGTATTACAGCAGCAAGGTAACGGATGGAAGGTACATACCTTATCGACTTATTTAATTGAGAAAGGCATTCTTAGCCAGCTAGATGAGATTCCTGAAAAGGATTTATTCAAGCGTAATTTTTTAATCATGAATGCACTATATCAACTTCAAGAAGAGCTCTATCCTGAGCAGTGGCTGCAAGTTGAAGCAATGAATATTGAATTGTTTTCTAAATATGAATCCACTTGCCATAATCATGCGATTGATACTAAGCACCCTTTGCGAGAATATTATTTGGATTGGACAAATTACCAGGTTGAAGAAGGGGAGGTTAAGCGTTTATTGAATGAGTTTTGGAGTAGTTATCGTCGCTACCTTGGCGGCTGTAACTCTGTAAGAATGGATCGTATTCAAGCATTAAAGTTATTTGGTTTGTCAGAAAGTGCCACTGCAAAAGACATTCGAAAGCAATGGCGAAAATTGGCAATGAAACATCATCCAGACCGCGAAACAGGGAATGTTGAAAAATTTAGAGTGATGTGCGAGGCGTGGAACCTATTACGTTAG
- a CDS encoding sensor protein, with protein sequence MLLDKRDELYRSSILKLLIWFAVGLFLMMALLLYQLYSTSLHLYNQNLDDWLQGETSQLQSIANSEGIEGVQQSIDNSKDNNRYIYQIVNHAFPIPTNTSSTSYPVIAQIKQYQANNDLPNMRATRIELPDGSLLTVGIDQERYLSFKKQLDSSVIWGTFFPFIALCLIAILIAVYILKRLNLVNQTMNRVMLGERNVRLKVGPDMNEFDLLALHLNNMLEQMEQSESKLKSLTVDIAHDLRTPMGRIKLRIEDLLYDNTVSDYHQDKLENIQSDFSLLLDTFNGMMELYHLENGGTPVNKQQCELSKIVQDAIEFAEPTALDKQQKLYLTIEMPCPLYANPSLLFRAVFNIIDNAIKYTHNGGVIEVIVDCFGVVVADNGMGIKPEDRERALDQLVRLDPSRTEHGFGLGLALVKTVMKIHTGKISLSDNYPGLRARLLFDETLNNQSLDN encoded by the coding sequence ATGTTATTAGACAAGCGTGATGAACTGTATCGCTCGTCCATCTTAAAACTATTAATCTGGTTTGCTGTTGGCTTATTCTTGATGATGGCTCTTCTCCTTTATCAACTGTATTCCACGTCTCTGCATTTATATAACCAAAACCTTGATGATTGGCTACAGGGCGAAACCTCACAACTTCAATCCATAGCAAATAGCGAAGGTATTGAAGGGGTTCAGCAAAGCATTGATAATAGTAAAGATAATAACCGCTACATTTATCAAATTGTAAACCATGCCTTCCCAATACCAACGAATACATCGTCAACCTCTTACCCTGTTATTGCACAGATCAAACAATATCAAGCCAATAATGATTTACCCAATATGAGAGCAACAAGAATAGAACTTCCTGATGGCTCTCTACTGACGGTAGGTATTGATCAAGAGCGCTATTTAAGTTTTAAAAAACAACTAGACAGTTCTGTTATTTGGGGCACTTTTTTCCCCTTTATCGCCTTGTGCTTAATCGCAATCCTAATTGCCGTATACATCCTTAAACGCTTAAATCTTGTCAATCAGACCATGAACCGAGTGATGCTAGGTGAGCGTAATGTTCGCTTAAAAGTCGGTCCTGATATGAATGAATTTGATTTACTCGCTTTGCATTTGAATAATATGCTAGAGCAAATGGAACAGAGTGAATCTAAACTTAAATCATTAACCGTAGATATTGCTCATGATTTAAGAACCCCAATGGGACGCATTAAACTACGTATTGAAGATCTTTTGTATGATAATACTGTAAGCGATTATCATCAGGATAAATTAGAAAACATACAATCCGATTTCTCCCTTCTGCTTGATACCTTCAATGGCATGATGGAGTTATATCACTTAGAGAATGGAGGAACGCCCGTTAATAAACAACAGTGTGAGCTCAGTAAAATAGTTCAAGACGCCATTGAATTTGCAGAGCCTACCGCATTAGACAAACAACAAAAGTTATATTTAACTATAGAGATGCCCTGCCCCTTATACGCCAACCCAAGCCTGCTTTTTCGTGCCGTATTTAATATCATCGATAATGCGATTAAATATACTCATAATGGTGGTGTGATTGAAGTGATTGTCGATTGCTTTGGTGTCGTTGTTGCTGATAATGGTATGGGGATAAAACCAGAAGATAGAGAGCGAGCATTAGATCAATTAGTACGTTTAGATCCTAGCCGAACAGAGCATGGCTTTGGTTTAGGCCTTGCTCTGGTGAAAACAGTAATGAAGATACACACTGGGAAGATCAGCCTAAGTGATAATTACCCAGGTTTGCGTGCTCGTCTATTGTTTGATGAAACATTAAATAACCAATCACTGGATAACTAA
- a CDS encoding transcriptional regulator, response regulator — MKILVIEDDQTTRDFIAKALEQEGFIVDSSGDGKEGLMMAISCEYQLIVLDRMLPNLDGLKILSAIRATDNNTPVLILSALDSVDQRVEGLTAGSDDYLTKPFALAELLARINIILRRNRPIENTLNEIQINNLTINLRSQKVTINNVPIALQNKEFILLRFLVEHVDEVVSRMRLFEAAWDYHFDPKTNVIDVHIAKLRKKLEHGGAVNLIETVRGAGYVIRQA, encoded by the coding sequence ATGAAAATATTGGTTATAGAAGACGATCAAACCACCCGTGACTTTATTGCTAAAGCATTAGAACAAGAAGGCTTTATTGTCGATAGTTCTGGCGATGGTAAAGAAGGCTTAATGATGGCAATTAGCTGTGAATATCAGTTAATTGTGTTAGATCGCATGCTTCCTAACCTTGATGGCTTAAAGATTTTATCTGCAATTAGAGCGACGGATAACAATACACCCGTTCTTATTCTTAGCGCACTAGATAGCGTAGACCAGCGTGTTGAAGGCTTAACTGCGGGCAGTGATGACTATCTAACTAAACCTTTTGCTTTGGCTGAGTTGCTAGCACGCATTAATATTATCTTACGCCGTAACCGTCCAATAGAAAATACACTAAACGAAATACAGATCAATAATCTAACCATTAATCTTCGCTCTCAAAAAGTCACAATAAACAACGTCCCTATCGCATTACAGAATAAAGAGTTTATTTTATTACGTTTTCTTGTAGAGCATGTCGATGAAGTTGTTTCTCGCATGCGATTGTTTGAAGCTGCTTGGGATTATCATTTTGATCCTAAAACCAACGTCATTGATGTTCATATCGCTAAATTGCGTAAAAAACTAGAACACGGTGGCGCAGTAAACCTGATCGAAACGGTACGTGGAGCGGGTTATGTTATTAGACAAGCGTGA
- the nagE gene encoding PTS system permease for N-acetylglucosamine and glucose, whose protein sequence is MNVLGYMQKVGKALMVPVATLPAAAILMGVGYWMDPTGWGANSVFAAFLIKSGGAIIDVMPMLFAIGVAFGLSKDKNGSAALAGFISFTVVTTLLSPAVVAQLENIPLDQVPAAFAKINNQFIGIIVGIISAEIYNKYSTVELPKALAFFSGKRLVPILTSIAGMALSFVLLYVWPAIFDALISFGTQLQSMGAVGAGLFGFFNRLMLSVGMHHALYPVFWFDVVGINDIPNFLGGAQSIANGTGIPGQTGMYQAGFFPIMMFGLPGAALAMYHCAEKRNKAAVFSIMLAAAMASFFTGITEPLEFSFMFLAPWLYLIHAILTGLSLFIAASMEWMAGFGFSAGLVDFVLSSQNPLAVKWYMLIPQGLVFFVLYYTIFRFAIKKFNFLTPGRGEDMNKDDSVEENITDVTNAYIEAIGGADNILEVDNCITRLRLTVKDSGLADKDKLKSIGAAGVVPMGKGGLQVIIGLGKVDKVAAEMKVILKAE, encoded by the coding sequence ATGAATGTATTAGGTTACATGCAAAAAGTAGGTAAAGCGCTGATGGTTCCTGTCGCTACGCTTCCTGCTGCCGCGATATTAATGGGTGTTGGTTACTGGATGGATCCAACTGGTTGGGGTGCCAACAGTGTATTCGCTGCGTTTTTAATTAAATCAGGCGGTGCTATCATTGATGTGATGCCGATGCTATTTGCCATTGGTGTGGCGTTTGGTTTGAGTAAAGACAAAAACGGTTCGGCGGCACTAGCAGGTTTCATCTCTTTTACCGTTGTTACTACCCTTCTTTCTCCTGCAGTTGTTGCTCAACTTGAAAACATCCCTTTAGATCAAGTTCCTGCGGCGTTCGCTAAAATCAATAACCAGTTTATTGGTATTATTGTTGGTATTATTTCTGCTGAAATTTACAACAAATACTCTACGGTTGAGCTACCAAAAGCACTTGCTTTCTTTAGTGGCAAGCGTCTTGTTCCTATCTTGACTTCAATTGCAGGTATGGCTTTGTCATTCGTGCTTCTTTACGTATGGCCTGCTATTTTTGATGCGCTAATCTCGTTTGGTACTCAACTTCAATCAATGGGTGCGGTTGGTGCGGGTCTATTCGGTTTCTTTAACCGTTTAATGTTAAGTGTTGGTATGCACCATGCGCTTTACCCTGTGTTCTGGTTTGATGTTGTTGGTATTAACGATATTCCAAACTTCTTAGGGGGCGCACAGTCGATTGCTAACGGTACTGGTATTCCTGGTCAAACAGGCATGTACCAAGCTGGCTTCTTCCCTATCATGATGTTTGGTCTTCCTGGTGCTGCACTGGCTATGTACCACTGTGCAGAAAAACGCAATAAAGCCGCGGTATTCTCTATCATGCTTGCAGCTGCAATGGCGTCATTCTTTACTGGTATCACTGAACCGCTAGAATTCAGCTTCATGTTCCTTGCTCCGTGGTTATACCTGATCCATGCAATCTTAACGGGTCTATCTCTGTTCATCGCAGCAAGCATGGAATGGATGGCTGGTTTTGGTTTCTCTGCAGGTTTAGTCGATTTTGTACTTTCAAGCCAAAATCCATTAGCGGTTAAATGGTACATGTTGATCCCACAAGGTCTTGTATTCTTTGTTCTTTACTACACAATCTTTAGATTCGCGATTAAGAAGTTTAACTTCCTAACTCCAGGTCGTGGTGAAGACATGAATAAAGATGACTCTGTAGAAGAGAACATTACAGATGTAACCAATGCCTACATTGAAGCAATTGGTGGGGCAGACAACATTCTAGAAGTAGATAACTGTATTACTCGCCTACGTTTAACGGTAAAAGACTCTGGCCTTGCTGATAAAGATAAACTGAAATCAATTGGTGCAGCAGGTGTTGTTCCAATGGGTAAAGGTGGCTTACAAGTAATCATTGGCCTAGGAAAAGTAGATAAAGTTGCTGCTGAAATGAAAGTGATTTTAAAAGCAGAATAG
- a CDS encoding putative membrane associated regulator, GGDEF family protein, whose product MIRVKNFIVQHTISIVFLYITAISVLFLLGSNAYKEMIYKRITQDIAMVYSDTLSSLHEFYSINILPNAKNAGVDVSTDYLNTLDKLPYPITFSNSFGNHLSQDIPGLYVDIYSNYPFENKKQRQLTPFAQHALDTLSKGKEPYILTYEQGYLEENDLVRLAKPIYMKKNCLTCHNSDKYNLGRQWEENEFRGIREIILPVPKKDQLSEQVLFIGFILALFAALSGVLLILPLVKNLKESLNQTEKLAIKLKYQANHDCLTKVANLNYLITLIEESLKTGSETERVGLIFIDLDKFKPINDQYGHAAGDAMLCHVSSLIEKVIKDKATLARIGGDEFVLLISTISTNAEMVTLVNSIQTAFTKPLKYKNNTLTVSASFGGVIQEKHHTTVDDLLKSADKAMYASKNSKHNYFTLYQENNN is encoded by the coding sequence ATGATTAGAGTTAAAAATTTCATCGTCCAGCATACCATTAGTATAGTCTTTCTATACATTACTGCTATTTCAGTTTTATTTCTATTAGGCAGTAACGCCTATAAAGAAATGATTTATAAAAGAATAACACAAGATATTGCAATGGTATATTCTGATACTCTCTCATCATTACACGAGTTTTACTCTATAAATATTCTTCCAAATGCCAAAAATGCGGGGGTCGATGTCTCAACCGATTACCTAAATACTCTGGATAAACTCCCCTACCCGATCACATTCAGCAACTCATTCGGGAACCATTTAAGTCAAGACATTCCAGGTCTCTATGTTGATATTTACAGTAACTATCCATTTGAAAATAAAAAGCAGCGTCAGTTAACTCCTTTTGCTCAACACGCGCTAGATACCTTATCAAAAGGGAAAGAACCTTATATATTGACTTATGAGCAAGGCTACTTAGAAGAAAATGATTTAGTTCGATTAGCTAAACCTATCTATATGAAGAAAAATTGCCTAACTTGTCATAATTCAGATAAATATAATTTAGGCCGACAATGGGAAGAAAATGAGTTCCGAGGTATACGAGAAATCATTTTACCTGTCCCAAAAAAGGATCAGTTATCTGAACAAGTCTTATTTATTGGCTTTATTTTGGCACTATTTGCCGCATTAAGTGGTGTTTTATTGATCCTACCCTTAGTAAAAAATCTAAAAGAATCACTAAACCAAACCGAAAAACTAGCGATTAAACTTAAATATCAGGCAAATCATGACTGTTTAACTAAAGTCGCTAACTTAAACTACCTAATCACATTAATCGAAGAATCGTTAAAGACGGGTTCTGAAACAGAACGCGTCGGACTCATCTTTATTGATTTGGATAAATTCAAACCTATTAATGATCAATATGGTCATGCCGCTGGTGATGCAATGCTTTGCCATGTCAGCAGTTTGATTGAAAAAGTCATCAAAGATAAAGCCACATTAGCGCGTATTGGAGGGGATGAGTTTGTTTTACTTATCTCTACAATCTCTACTAACGCTGAAATGGTTACCTTAGTAAATAGCATTCAGACCGCATTTACTAAGCCATTAAAATACAAAAACAACACCTTAACGGTAAGTGCCAGTTTTGGTGGGGTAATTCAAGAAAAGCATCACACTACCGTCGATGATTTACTTAAATCTGCAGATAAAGCGATGTATGCTTCTAAAAATAGTAAACACAATTATTTCACTTTATACCAAGAAAATAACAACTAA